The following proteins come from a genomic window of Lolium rigidum isolate FL_2022 chromosome 5, APGP_CSIRO_Lrig_0.1, whole genome shotgun sequence:
- the LOC124654686 gene encoding RING-H2 finger protein ATL46-like — MAPVKRLGWSFLAHEIKSSGGFLGASTSHASAPAVSPPAAVARPDARPSAAAARITPAVLFITVVLAVVLLASGLLHVLRRLFIKTHRANARAEAVERQLQQLFHLHEAGAGPGLDQASIDAFPAFAYAELSAATGAKGGRQFDCAVCLSEFAADDRLRLLPPCGHAFHVGCIDTWLASSATCPLCRTMLSAGALAAAAGDAAAAEPDIEEQKLEDAPKEPVTLPVRLGRFKNVQGSATADGETGTSSRLDGRRCFSMASSYQYVLADDSLVVSVRWRPGDGSAAMRPGAAAASGDEQGKKVCAVSRGDSFSVSKIWQWRRSGGRRLPGLRAGSASPTDDAPPWASPPRTRQETDS, encoded by the coding sequence atggcgccggtgaagaggttaGGCTGGTCGTTTCTTGCCCACGAGATCAAGAGCAGCGGTGGTTTCCTGGGCGCTTCGACATCTCACGCGTCCGCGCCGGCTGTATCGCCGCCGGCAGCCGTCGCGAGGCCGGACGCccggccgtcggcggcggcggccaggatcACGCCCGCGGTGTTGTTCATCACGGTGGTGCTGGCCGTGGTGCTGCTCGCGTCCGGGCTGCTCCacgtcctgcgccgcctcttcatcAAGACCCACCGTGCCAATGCCAGGGCGGAGGCCGTGGAGCGGCAGCTGCAGCAGCTGTTCCACCTCCACGAGGCCGGCGCCGGCCCCGGGCTCGACCAGGCCTCCATCGACGCGTTTCCAGCCTTCGCCTACGCCGAGCTTTCCGCCGCCACCGGCGCCAAGGGCGGAAGGCAGTTCGACTGCGCCGTCTGCCTCAGCGAGTTCGCCGCCGACGACCGCCTCCGCCTGCTCCCGCCCTGCGGCCACGCGTTCCACGTCGGCTGCATCGACACCTGGCTCGCCTCCAGCGCCACCTGCCCGCTCTGCCGCACCATGCTCTCGGCCGGCGCGCTCGCCGCCGCGGCGGGGGACGCCGCTGCTGCTGAGCCGGACATCGAGGAGCAGAAGCTGGAGGACGCGCCCAAGGAACCCGTCACGCTCCCTGTCAGGCTCGGCCGGTTCAAGAACGTGCAGGGCAGCGCCACCGCCGACGGCGAGACGGGCACCAGCAGCCGCCTCGACGGGCGGAGGTGCTTCTCCATGGCCTCCTCCTACCAGTACGTGCTGGCCGACGACAGCCTCGTGGTGTCCGTGCGCTGGCGGCCCGGCGATGGCAGCGCGGCCATGCGTCCGGGCGCGGCTGCGGCGAGCGGCGACGAACAGGGCAAGAAGGTCTGCGCCGTCAGCCGGGGCGACAGCTTCTCGGTGTCCAAGATCTGGCAGTGGCGCCGCAGCGGCGGCAGGCGGCTCCCTGGCCTCCGCGCCGGCTCCGCGTCCCCGACGGACGACGCCCCGCCGTGGGCGTCGCCGCCGAGGACGAGGCAAGAAACCGACTCCTGA